The Vibrio sp. NTOU-M3 genomic sequence GATCGTCACTGGGAATAAAACCGGAGAAAATATTCAAAGTTGTGGTTTTGCCAGAACCAGTACCACCAGCGATCAAAATGTTCATTTCCCCTTGAACTGCCGCTTCAACAAACTTAGCCATCTGCTCTGACAGGGAGTTGTAATTGAGCAAATTGTCCATCGTGAGCTTATCGACCGCAAAGCGACGAATTGAAACGGATGCGCCATCGAGAGCAAGAGGCGGAATAATGGCATTAACCCGCGAACCATCAACGAGTCGAGCATCCACCATGGGAGATGCTTCATCAATACGTCGCCCAACTTGGCTTACAATCCGATCAATGATGTTACGAAGGTGGCGGTCATCTAAAAAAGTGTATGGTGTTCTTTCTAGCTTACCGCGACGCTCAACAAAGACACTCTTCGGGCCATTCACCAATATGTCCGACACCGTGGAGTCATTTAGAAGCGGTTCCAAAGGCCCAAGACCAAACACTTCATCTTCAATCTGTTGAATGATACGTTTGCGAGCTTCTGCGCTGAGTGCATGAGATTGATCTTCGGCCATCAACTGCACGATTGAGTCATGCAGATCTTTTTTCGCCCTGTCCTTCTCTAAACTTGATAACAACCCTAAATCCAGCGTTTCCAATAACAATTGGTGATAGTAATGCTTCACTTCTTGCTCTTGTTCTAACTGTCTAAGCGTTTCGTCAATCGCTTGCTCTTTCGCTTTTGCTTCCTGCTTTTTTTTGTCCTGAGATGCTTCGGGTTGTGTATCTTCACCAACTTCAAAAGTAGCCTCTGTTTGCAGTACTTCGAGCTCTTGTTTCTCTGCGGCGGCTAATTTTTCCTGTAACTCAGGGTTAATGTTTTTTCGCTTAAAAAACATATAACTCCCCTATTTAATTCAGGAAAACAGACGTTTAAACCAACTCTGTTTAGTTTCTTGTTGTGGAATGATTGTTTGTGCAAACTGTCTGACGGCTTTGGATAATGAACAGTTTTTCTTGGCTTCAATAAAAGGTCGCCCTAAGTTGGCACTTTCTATGGCAACCTTAAAATCATTAGGGATGATATGAACCTGAACCCCTGTGAGGGTTTCTTGAATGTCTTTCACTTTTATTGACTGACGTTTTTCATAACGATTAACGATTACCTCGAGTTGCTCTTTCTGGATCCCAAATTCAAACGAGAGCATCTTGGCAATACGAGTCGTATTTTTAACAGCAACAAGGTTTTGTTGCGTGACTAAATAAATCTTGCTGGCTGGAGCTAACACCGAGGCAAACAGCTGATCAATCCCTCGAGACATATCAACAACAACATAAGGGTAAAACTCACGTAAAAGCGGCAGAAGCTTATTCAGATTATGGGCTTTTTCGTAATTTTCATGACCGTTCTCGTGCTTAAAGCTCAACATATGTAAACCACTCGGGTGCTTAGTCACGTAGCCACCGAGTGAGCTTTCATCAAGGTCATTCACGTGGGCAATAGCATCCGCCAAGCTATAAGGGGAAGAAACATTTAAGTAGTCATCAATCACCCCAAATTGCAGGTCGAGGTCTAATAACAACACTTGCTCTGGATACGCTTTAGCAACTTCCATTGCAGAGTTAAGCGCCAACATTGAAGCTCCAGCTCCGCCTTTACTATTCACAAAGACCAACAACTCACCCAAGTGGCGACTGGCAACTTTCTCTTCCGCCACATTTTTGAGCATTGGAATCAGTTCTTCGAACGCCGCTTTATCGGAGATAAAATCCGCCGCACCAATACGTAATGCGATTTTCAATGCACCATTGTCATTTTCATTGCCGAATACAATCAGCGATGCTTCATGTCCTTCAGAAGCAGTAGGCCCTTCATAGGTTTGCAGTTCGACGATCTTTTGCGCCCAATTTGGGCCCGTTTCGACAAAAATCAGATCAGGTGGTGAAAATTGAGCTAAATTCGACACCACCAAACTATGAAAAGAGATGGCCTCAAAGTTAATGCTCTTGCATTTACCAAGTTCATGGCTAATGTGCATGTGAAAGCGGTCACTTGAATAAAATACCCAAATGCTGAGGCTGGTTTTTAACCGCAAGCGATTCTCATCATTTCGCGTCAACTTCACCGCTTCTCCCATTCACACTCTCCTAGCAATCCGTTTCCGCTGTGGGGTTGTCATCCGTTCCTCGGTGATACCCTAAATTCTCTCTCGGTCGAATGGCTTCATAATCTGGAACCGTCAAAACACCAATTGAGTCAAATAAGCCAAGCAGTCCGACAAACTGGTAATTAAAATCAACAACTTTGGCTCTTACATATCTAATTCTAGAAAAGGCATCTGAACTTGTCAGATCGATCTCACCACCATTTTCATCTAAGTAATCAATCTGTAAATTATCTGCGGTGAAACCATCCGGTGCATTTGTTCCCACAACTAAATCCGGAATATCGTTTCTATCTTCGATTCGACAAACCACTGCAAGCCTTGCACTGACTCGGGTCATTTCGTTGATCAACTGCAACGAATAGACATAGCGCCCCACTTCTATCATGCCGAAAATTACAATCAGTAAAGCCGTCGATACAAGGGTAAATTCCACTATGCTCAATCCATGCTGCTTTCTCATGGCGCAGTCCTCATCACTGCTGAAGCGTTCAGTGAAAAACTAAAATTCAGACTTTCAGGAAATGCATCCAATATTGGAGAGTAAGAATGAGAGGCAGAAATTGTCACATAACCATTCGCGTGGGTGACCGTAACATCGCTAGTGGATAAGTTAGACAGAAGAGATGAGTCACCAGCAGTTGTCTTACCATAAACCACCATATTTTTGATTTGATCATGATTGGCGATTTGGTCAAATGTTGCAGTACCTGTGATATCACTAGTAGCATAGCGAACACCATTTTGTACTAATTTATTTAGCGTGTTGTAACGAATCAGTGCATTACCCAGTTCAGTAATACCAATTAAGATCGTCAATAAGACAGGGATAGTGATAAGGAACTCAACGGCAGCAACACCTTGCTGTTTACATGATATATTGACCATATCAAGACTCCTTTCCAAGAGGGTCTTTGTAAAGGACAATTCGATACGCACCATCTGTATCGGAATTATCTCCCGGAGCACCTCCTGTTACTGTGCAGTCCTCTATAAACTCACCAAAAACCGCTTGTTTTCCAGAATTACTGGTAGGAGCCTTTTGCAGCATAAAGAAGCAACCAATAGCACTAATATTAAAAGAACTTGTCCCCCCAGTCGCACCAGTGCAATCAACGATAGGTATAGGTAAAATTCTTCTGTTAGGTTGTCCTCCTTGTGAAATACGACAATCAGAGTCCCCTGTGCAATCTGGCAAAGCAGCCTGATAATCACTGTAACCCCATGGGTTGTTGCCACTACCACTCGTATCAAGGTATTTCACATCACCATCATTATCTAAAGAGGCTTTCACAACAGGCTCTTTTACATAAACATCTGGTGGATAATCAGTAGAATTCACGCCTCCTCCACCGTACTCATCAAAGCGAGTATTTAAGCCCTGACCAACAGGACCTACGGTGTTACCCGGCTTAGTTATAACTGGCTCTGTAATATCAATTGTCCCTTCATAACCACCAGCAAGTGCCTCTCTTACTGTATCTGCACCGGAACCGAAATCGAGCAACTGATAATTGCCGGCTCCCATTTCTGACTGATTTTGGTCAGCAAGCTTTAAAGCATAAACCTCTCCCTGGTTGTAACCATTCGCTCCTGGAGCATCGCCTTCACAAACAGCAATAGGGACTACATTGACAAGAATTTGAATGGCTGAGCTCGGCCCTGCAACAGCACTCGCAGAAATATTTTTATCTACATTAAAAATACTGGCAAAAAAGTCTTTCAATGCAAAACCTGTAACCTGAACTCGTACATAGCTATCTCTAGTCGTCGTATAGCCAGCATATGGAAAAATCTGAGGATCATTGGAGTATTGAACAGATAAGTTTGCTGTTGAAAAGTCCATTTCACTATTACCCGAAGCACTTGCCATATTCGTGAGCGTTGTATTGATAGCAGAGGTAGCTTCGGCTGTTGATCCACCGTCATCCAAGACGATCGCTGCAGCTAACGCAGCAGCATCTACACCATTTTGTAATCGGGTTTTATTTAATAAGGCGTGGTTTACATCAATGGCAAGTGCAGCAATCCCCAATAACGCTAACATTGCAGCAGTGACCATGACCAATACCAAACCTTGGTTTTTGCGGGCAGCACTTACCCTTTTTCTAATAGCCATAGAAATCTCCTTATGGCGCTGATCCAAAGCCCTCTAAAAATTGGCTTTCAGTGCCTTTAAGGTCATCGACTTCTAATCCGGTATATACCTGATAGGCACCTTCCATTCTTTCCCCACTGCCTGTTGGTATGACTCCTAAATTATCATTGGTAGCTCTTGGGTTATAAGTTTGTTCAACGCGTATACTTGCAACATAACCACCTAATTCAGGCTGATTCGCACAACCGGCAATAATGAGGCCCATCGTTAACACTGCAATTAAACTGAATATCTGTTTCATCATGCTCTGATCCTCGCTACAAACTATGCCCAAATGAGCCTTCAGTCCCACCTCTGGAGTTATCAATAAAAGAATCCGCACGTTGCTGTGACTCTTGTTGTGAGTGGGTATTATTTGGGATTATTCTCGCTCCTCGGCCAAGCAGGTAATACTCGACATCAGTGGGTTCAACAAAACCATCCGTTGGCAATGAAACTTTTTTTCTATCAATTGGTTTTGCTAAGCGAGGGGTAACTAAAATCACAAGTTCAGTTTCACCAGAAACATACTCTTGGCTATTAAACAGTTGACCTAAAATCGGGATGTCGCTAAACCCAGGCATTTCATTGACTATATCCCTAACGTTTTCACTAAGCAGTCCAGCAATACCGATGGTTTGACCATCGGCTAACTCTAGCGTTGAAGACGCGCTTCGACGTGTAATTGGAGGGATAACATAAGTACTGTTGGTATTTCCCGGATTGAGAGTTAAGGAATTAGTATTGGCGATTTCACTCACATCTACCGCTAAGTTGAGATTGATTTTTTGATCACTCAATATAGTAGGAATAAACTTCAACCCTACACCATATTCTTTGTATTCAATTGTAATTCCATCGCGATCAGGGACAGGGATTGGAAATTCTCCTCCCGCTAAAAACTCTGCTTTTGCTCCGCTTAATGCGGTCAAGTTAGGTTCTGCTAGTACTTTTGCATTTCCGTTTTGTTTAGCAATATCAAGCGCAAAAGTGAACAAGGTGTCACTATCAATAAACGTTCCTAACAATCCCGTACTTTCGATAGTCGGTACGTTAAAAATCGGCCCTACAATACCGTCAACGTCGTCAATAATGCCCCCCGCCGAAGTACCTCCCCACGAGAATTTCCCATTGAGCTCAAAGAAATGAAAATTCGCATCAAATCGACGAACTAAACTGCGCTGAACCTCTGCAACAGTGACCTCTAACATCACTTGCTGAGCACCACCGATCGTCATCAAATTTATCACACCAGTTTGCTCTACTTGTTCACTGAGCGACTCTTTGGTTTTATCTGCTGATTGTCCAGCTGCATAAGTTTCAGCGACACGCAAAGCCATACTCATATTGGCTTGGTTACTTACCTGCCCGCTTAAAATCAAACGATTTTGTGAACTATGAACCTCAATGGCCTCATTTGGTAAAAACTCATACAATTTAGCTTTCAAACTATTGAGATCATGAGTCACCTGAATATTAATCGATTCAATTAATTCCCCTCGACTGTTCCACGCCATCAAGTTTGTCGAACCTAGCTTTTTACCAATCAGAAAAAGTTCGTTTGATTTGAGCATCACAATATCGAGCACTTCCGGATCGCCCAATGAAACCCGCTTAGCCTTGCCAGACAGGGTCACGTGGGTCGATTTATGGTGTGGCACCGTAACCACTTGCCCAGTTTGAGTTGCGGCATGCACATAAAAAACGGAAAACAGAAACAACGTAATAAGGGTGATTATTCTTGTCATAGCTCACCTCAGTCCTTGACTTTGATATTAGAAGACTGGGTACCTTTTATAACGGTCACACTAGGTGCCACGTACCGCTTAACCACTTTTTCTTCTTCATATGGATTACGTAACGTAAGCTGAATTTCACCTCGGCTTCTTGCCGTTAATAACCGTTCAGCTTGCTTGGGGGAAACTTCGAGCGTGACCGCCCGAACAATAACTGGCTTGTTCTCTTTTGTTTTTGCCGTTTGGTCAACAGCAAGGACCTTAATGTCTTTCAAAACAGTGATCGTATTTGCTGACGTATCGCTGTATTTAATCGTGTTCAGCACATCCACACGATTGCCCGGTAACAGAAAGCCCGCGACCCCAATCACATCATTAACTCGTATGGTCACCGCGCGTTTATTTTCGGGAATAAGAGCCGCCAATGTAGAACCTTCTCCTGGTGTCGATAAACGAGGAAGCGTGACTATTTCACCAGCAAATATGGTCGTCGCCACCACTTGCCCCAATAATTCATCAACATTGCTAAACTGCTCTTCACTTCGCCAATCTACTTCGAGTAATTTGGTGGTTAAGTGCTGCTCTTCAATCACACTTCCTGCGGTAATTTCCTGCAAAGCAACAACGACAGGTTCCCTTTCAACCACTTCCACTTCCGTCTGAGGTTGCATTTGCCGATCCATCCACTGCTTGGCAAAAAATACCGCCCCTAAGCCAAAAATAATGGACAGTAAGAAGAGTAATATGACTTGGTTTCTGCTCATCGGGCGCCTCCTCCTTTACCATCAGCAGTAAAATAGACTTCCCATGCTCTGCTTAAAATGTCTGGTGTGATCATCGGAGGAACTTCTTCAAATGCAATGATGTCACGACTGATCCCAACAATGTCTTTAGGCAAACAAGGATAAAAACCAACATTGTGCTGACGGTGTAAGTCAAATAATTGTTCGAATGTTGAGTGTTCTAGATTAAGGTCACGGCCCTGAGCAAGTTTTTCCCACAGCGCCTTATATTCATGTTCTTTTAATGGGTAGAATTGGATCTTGTAACCAAGCCGTCTGAGAAAAGCGGGGTCACTGATCTTTTCCGGATCTAAGTTCGTAGAAAAAGCGAGCGTTAAGATAAAGGGAATGGTGATTTGCTGACCATTAGGGAGAGATAAATGGTCAAAGAAATACTCCATTGGCACTATCCAACGGTTAAGTAACGTCGCGACAGGCATGGGCTGGCGTCCAAGGTCATCAATAATGAAAATACCGTTATTGGCCATCATTTGCAGTGGCGCCATCCAGACGCGGTTATGCTCCGTATGATTCACCTCAAGCATATCCATTGTCAGCTCACCACCAACTTGGATACTGGGCCTTTCACATAAGGCCCAACGGCGGTCAAACTGTTCTTTATACAGCAGACTGCGCTCATCATCCGTCGTTACTTTCTTATGATGTTGGGGAGAAAATACCTTAATGATGTTCCCCGCAGCATAGACCGCATACGGGATATAAACCGAGGTATTGAGGGAATCAAGAATTCGTGTTGCAACAAAGGTTTTCCCTGTCCCTGCGTCGCCATAAAGCAGCAAGGCTCTGCCAGAATTAATTGCGGGCCCCAAGACAGAAATCATGCGCTCAGCACCATACACTTCACTTAAAGCCGAAGTGACATCGTCTTTGGTAACAACTTTTGCTCGCACATCCTGAGCTTTAACCATGGCATCATATTGCTTGAGCGAGACTGGTGTCGGTCCTAAATAAGCATCTTTTGCAAAAGCAGTATCCGCTTCGGTTACGCCTGTTTCAGATAAACCATAACGCACATGACTACTACTTTGGGTGTTAAAACCCGATGACTCGGCTTGAAAAACTTCAACAAGGGATTTTTTTCTTAGATTAGCAATAAGATCTTCAATCATATGGCTATTAATCGCCATTAAACGGGTCAGCTCTAAAATGTCTGACTTTGGAAAGGCGGCTAATTGCTTAATTAACAAGTTTTCTACCACTACTTTAGGCACCAGCAACTCATCGAATGACGTCGGTACTTTAGGTGCGTCAGCCTGTGGTGTTAACTTGCATCGATGATGGCTTTCCCTCGAAGTAATAGCCATGGTGACTCCTTGTCATCCCAAATAGTTATTCAGAGCCAGTCCGATTACGACAATTGGAGCGAACGGCATTCTAAGTTTAGAAGAAGATCTCGATACTTGCGGAGCTCGAATAGCACTTTTGTTTAGATGGAGGTAAGTTTGATAGCGGCCGAGGAGTTGGCGTAATGACTCTGGCTGCATCGATAGGTGAAGACACGCATAAAACAAACCGACAACAATGCTTGCAATGGCAATCCAATATAAGCCTGACTGTAGTTGTTCCCACCCAAGGAAACATCCAATTCCCGCAAGCAATTTCACATCGCCGGGAGCCATAATCCGAGCAAAATAGAGGATTAGTCCCAATACAAATAACGTGATGCCGCAGCCGAGCGTAATGAGAACAGAATAAAATTCATGGGTCATAACCCATTGCTGGAACAAACAGAAAGTAATCAAGGTAGCGACAAGTAAATTAGGAATACGATGCTCTCTAGCATCAAACACCGCAATTAAAATTAAGATCAACCATCCGCCATAGGCAAAGCTCATGCACCGTCCCTTTTAGTGAACTATTGAACTTAAAGTCTAGTGCATAAATTAATTAAACAAGGCGCTAAACTCCTGAATTAACGTATCTTGCCAAGCAGAAAAGACACCAGCTAATATCACTACTAGCAACGCTGCACTAATGACATATTCAACAACACTTAAACCTTCTTCATCTCTGAAGAATTGGTAAATTAAAACCATCATTCTGCTAGCCCTAAAATAAAACAATCCCATGCAAGTATAGAACTTTTGCATGGGATTCTTTATTTAAAGGTTTATTAACTAGTCGAAAAAACGGTAGCAAGCTCTGCAGAAATAGTCGCTCCCCACTGGCTAAATACAGCAGCTAATGCTGCCACCAGTAGCCCTGCACCGACAACGTACTCAACAACGGTCAACCCTTCTTCGTCCTGCATGAAAGTTTTCACGTTTTTTACTAAATTATCCATCTCTTGGTCTCCTTCCAGATAATGCAATGCAGCGTCATTGCTTAACTATTAATTTAGAGGCTTATTAACTTAATTGTTAGGATTTTATTGCCAATGTTTGGTACTTTTTTGCTGTCAAATTGTGGGTTTTTTAATCTAATTAGAATTATTTAATGACAACAATGTTAATTAACTCATATTCAACCTTATAAGAACCTGCTTGCACCAATAAACACTAACCAATTGATTAATATGAGCAAAAGTACACAATACAATTCACCACGCTTTTGTTTAAATAAATCAAACAAAAATCTCATTAATGGAACTTGACATGCTTATACGTCGCAATGCGTGTGATAAATATCACACAAGTACTTTTATATCGCTAAGCTGGGGCCGAATTGACGACAAAAATAAACCGCAATCGGTATTCGTATTTGCAGTCAAAACTCCATGTTCTAGTCTTTAAGCATTAGCCCTTTTAATCAGAACAATGGAATGTAAAAAAAGAATGAATGTACTGCACAAGGGATATTGGATAGGAAAATCCATTTCATTTGTCCCAAGAGACATGATGTTTCAAATCGAAAAGTACTTCCACATTGTAGAAAATGGTCATGATGTTTCAGTGTTAAGTGAAGCGGACATTCAGTTTTGTTTTTTCTTTTTCGAGCCGTACACTAACCACCCTCTGCTGATTACTGCGGTCAAGATATGTCAGAACCTAAATAAAAAACTCATTGTTATTCATAAAGGCCAAATTGCTAAAGAAATCCTCGATCTGGAAGTTGTTTATAACCACTTTGATATTGAAAATGGGAAGTATAACGATTGGATAGAAAATATGAGCCGAGACGTTTATTTCCATTTTAAAAACTCAAAAAATATTATTGATATACATAAAGATAAGTCTCTCTTCGAGCAACACTCAATCAATAAAGATATCATTGAAATTTTGAGATATATAGAACAAAACTTAGAAAAAACAATAAGAGAAGAAGATATTGCTGACTACTGCCATTATTCTGTTACTTATTTTTCCAAACTATTTCACAAATCAGTGGGGATGAGTTTTCGAGACTATCTCATTAGTAAAAGAATTTCTTTAGCAAAACAGCTGCTCGTTGAAGATCGAAAAACAAAAATTGCTTTTATTGCCTTTCAATGTGGATACAAAGACGTTTCCTATTTTTCCCGCATATTTAAGAAAAAGACAGGCTTAACACCAGCCATCTATCGCCAATTGCATTAACACCATAAATCTCACATATCATTTCAATATGTTAAGAACGAATACACGCAACCAACCTACTCCAAAAGGAGTTCATTATTCGCTCTGTCCTCCACTTCCTTACAAATTATCTTTTAAGTTATTAAGACAACATGCTAGAGTTAACAAGATCTTAACATAACTACTACAAAATAAATTTTGCCAATAACACGGAGTTAGAGAATGATTCAACCTAACGAGTTAAGCAAACCAACCTGTGCTCTCCCACCACCGAATGAAATGATCTTGAAATGGGCCGAGGAACGCCCAAACGAGGTTTATCTCAAGCAAATTATCAACCGACAATTTGTTGAATTTACCTATGCCGAAGTTGCAGACCAAGCTTTACGCCTCGTCACTGTGCTACGTAATTTAGGTGTGCAACCGGGCGATCGAGTCGCTTTGATTTCCAAAAACTGTGCAGAGTGGTTTATTTGCGACCTTGCTATGATGTTGGGGGATTATGTCAGTGTCCCCGTTTTCCCAACGGCAGGCGCAGACACGATTGAGTACTGCTTAACACATAGTGAAAGTAAGGTCTTAATTGGCGGAAAGCTTGATGACTCAGCGGCAACAAACCAAGTTCTTGCTAATCTACCCGAACTCATTAGCATCGCCTTGCCTTATGACAGTGCTCCAGAGTGTCAACATCAATATAGCGAGCTCATCAAAGAGGCAGAAGCTAGCACAGAACGTCCAGAGCACTACGATGATAAGCTAATGTCCTTGGTTTATACCTCCGGCACATCTGGGTTACCAAAAGGAGCTATGCTAACTTACGGTGCTTTTAGCTGGTCTGTCGATAAACTGATTCAACATATTGGCATCGAGAAAAATGATCGCTTGTTCTCCTACCTTCCTTTGGCGCACATTACTGAACGCGTTTATATCTTTGGTTCATCCATCATGGGTGGCGTACAAACGGCATTTCCAGAATCGCTTGATACTTTCATTGAAGATGTGAAGATGCAGCGGCCGACACTCTTTATTTCAGTTCCTCGCCTGTGGACCCTATTCCAGCAGCGTATTCAAGATAAATTGCCTCAAAAGAAATTGAATATTCTGCTGAAGATCCCATTCATTAATAATTTGATTAAAAAGAAATTAGCTGATGGTCTTGGATTAAACAAAGCTCGCGTACTCGGCTGTGGTTCAGCTCCAGTTTCTCCAGCTTTGCTCGATTGGTACCACAGTGTTGGCCTTAATATTACCGAAGCTTGGGGAATGACTGAGTCTTTCGCTTACAGCACACTGAATTACCCATTCCGAGCCGACAAAATTGGC encodes the following:
- a CDS encoding Flp family type IVb pilin codes for the protein MDNLVKNVKTFMQDEEGLTVVEYVVGAGLLVAALAAVFSQWGATISAELATVFSTS
- the cpaB gene encoding Flp pilus assembly protein CpaB, with the protein product MSRNQVILLFLLSIIFGLGAVFFAKQWMDRQMQPQTEVEVVEREPVVVALQEITAGSVIEEQHLTTKLLEVDWRSEEQFSNVDELLGQVVATTIFAGEIVTLPRLSTPGEGSTLAALIPENKRAVTIRVNDVIGVAGFLLPGNRVDVLNTIKYSDTSANTITVLKDIKVLAVDQTAKTKENKPVIVRAVTLEVSPKQAERLLTARSRGEIQLTLRNPYEEEKVVKRYVAPSVTVIKGTQSSNIKVKD
- a CDS encoding Flp family type IVb pilin, with the translated sequence MMVLIYQFFRDEEGLSVVEYVISAALLVVILAGVFSAWQDTLIQEFSALFN
- a CDS encoding type II and III secretion system protein family protein; this encodes MTRIITLITLFLFSVFYVHAATQTGQVVTVPHHKSTHVTLSGKAKRVSLGDPEVLDIVMLKSNELFLIGKKLGSTNLMAWNSRGELIESINIQVTHDLNSLKAKLYEFLPNEAIEVHSSQNRLILSGQVSNQANMSMALRVAETYAAGQSADKTKESLSEQVEQTGVINLMTIGGAQQVMLEVTVAEVQRSLVRRFDANFHFFELNGKFSWGGTSAGGIIDDVDGIVGPIFNVPTIESTGLLGTFIDSDTLFTFALDIAKQNGNAKVLAEPNLTALSGAKAEFLAGGEFPIPVPDRDGITIEYKEYGVGLKFIPTILSDQKINLNLAVDVSEIANTNSLTLNPGNTNSTYVIPPITRRSASSTLELADGQTIGIAGLLSENVRDIVNEMPGFSDIPILGQLFNSQEYVSGETELVILVTPRLAKPIDRKKVSLPTDGFVEPTDVEYYLLGRGARIIPNNTHSQQESQQRADSFIDNSRGGTEGSFGHSL
- a CDS encoding helix-turn-helix domain-containing protein → MNVLHKGYWIGKSISFVPRDMMFQIEKYFHIVENGHDVSVLSEADIQFCFFFFEPYTNHPLLITAVKICQNLNKKLIVIHKGQIAKEILDLEVVYNHFDIENGKYNDWIENMSRDVYFHFKNSKNIIDIHKDKSLFEQHSINKDIIEILRYIEQNLEKTIREEDIADYCHYSVTYFSKLFHKSVGMSFRDYLISKRISLAKQLLVEDRKTKIAFIAFQCGYKDVSYFSRIFKKKTGLTPAIYRQLH
- a CDS encoding pilus assembly protein TadG-related protein — its product is MRKRVSAARKNQGLVLVMVTAAMLALLGIAALAIDVNHALLNKTRLQNGVDAAALAAAIVLDDGGSTAEATSAINTTLTNMASASGNSEMDFSTANLSVQYSNDPQIFPYAGYTTTRDSYVRVQVTGFALKDFFASIFNVDKNISASAVAGPSSAIQILVNVVPIAVCEGDAPGANGYNQGEVYALKLADQNQSEMGAGNYQLLDFGSGADTVREALAGGYEGTIDITEPVITKPGNTVGPVGQGLNTRFDEYGGGGVNSTDYPPDVYVKEPVVKASLDNDGDVKYLDTSGSGNNPWGYSDYQAALPDCTGDSDCRISQGGQPNRRILPIPIVDCTGATGGTSSFNISAIGCFFMLQKAPTSNSGKQAVFGEFIEDCTVTGGAPGDNSDTDGAYRIVLYKDPLGKES
- a CDS encoding TadE/TadG family type IV pilus assembly protein; the protein is MRKQHGLSIVEFTLVSTALLIVIFGMIEVGRYVYSLQLINEMTRVSARLAVVCRIEDRNDIPDLVVGTNAPDGFTADNLQIDYLDENGGEIDLTSSDAFSRIRYVRAKVVDFNYQFVGLLGLFDSIGVLTVPDYEAIRPRENLGYHRGTDDNPTAETDC
- a CDS encoding prepilin peptidase; the encoded protein is MSFAYGGWLILILIAVFDAREHRIPNLLVATLITFCLFQQWVMTHEFYSVLITLGCGITLFVLGLILYFARIMAPGDVKLLAGIGCFLGWEQLQSGLYWIAIASIVVGLFYACLHLSMQPESLRQLLGRYQTYLHLNKSAIRAPQVSRSSSKLRMPFAPIVVIGLALNNYLG
- a CDS encoding CpaE family protein yields the protein MGEAVKLTRNDENRLRLKTSLSIWVFYSSDRFHMHISHELGKCKSINFEAISFHSLVVSNLAQFSPPDLIFVETGPNWAQKIVELQTYEGPTASEGHEASLIVFGNENDNGALKIALRIGAADFISDKAAFEELIPMLKNVAEEKVASRHLGELLVFVNSKGGAGASMLALNSAMEVAKAYPEQVLLLDLDLQFGVIDDYLNVSSPYSLADAIAHVNDLDESSLGGYVTKHPSGLHMLSFKHENGHENYEKAHNLNKLLPLLREFYPYVVVDMSRGIDQLFASVLAPASKIYLVTQQNLVAVKNTTRIAKMLSFEFGIQKEQLEVIVNRYEKRQSIKVKDIQETLTGVQVHIIPNDFKVAIESANLGRPFIEAKKNCSLSKAVRQFAQTIIPQQETKQSWFKRLFS
- a CDS encoding AAA family ATPase, which translates into the protein MAITSRESHHRCKLTPQADAPKVPTSFDELLVPKVVVENLLIKQLAAFPKSDILELTRLMAINSHMIEDLIANLRKKSLVEVFQAESSGFNTQSSSHVRYGLSETGVTEADTAFAKDAYLGPTPVSLKQYDAMVKAQDVRAKVVTKDDVTSALSEVYGAERMISVLGPAINSGRALLLYGDAGTGKTFVATRILDSLNTSVYIPYAVYAAGNIIKVFSPQHHKKVTTDDERSLLYKEQFDRRWALCERPSIQVGGELTMDMLEVNHTEHNRVWMAPLQMMANNGIFIIDDLGRQPMPVATLLNRWIVPMEYFFDHLSLPNGQQITIPFILTLAFSTNLDPEKISDPAFLRRLGYKIQFYPLKEHEYKALWEKLAQGRDLNLEHSTFEQLFDLHRQHNVGFYPCLPKDIVGISRDIIAFEEVPPMITPDILSRAWEVYFTADGKGGGAR
- a CDS encoding CpaF family protein, with protein sequence MFFKRKNINPELQEKLAAAEKQELEVLQTEATFEVGEDTQPEASQDKKKQEAKAKEQAIDETLRQLEQEQEVKHYYHQLLLETLDLGLLSSLEKDRAKKDLHDSIVQLMAEDQSHALSAEARKRIIQQIEDEVFGLGPLEPLLNDSTVSDILVNGPKSVFVERRGKLERTPYTFLDDRHLRNIIDRIVSQVGRRIDEASPMVDARLVDGSRVNAIIPPLALDGASVSIRRFAVDKLTMDNLLNYNSLSEQMAKFVEAAVQGEMNILIAGGTGSGKTTTLNIFSGFIPSDDRIITIEDSAELQLQQPHVVRLETRPANLEGKGEITQRDLVKNSLRMRPDRIVLGEVRGAEAVDMLAAMNTGHDGSLATIHANTPRDALSRVENMFAMAGWNISTKNLRAQIASAIHLVVQMERQEDGKRRMVSISEINGMEGEIITMSEIFKFQRQGMDAEGNVIGYYTATGVVPACHDQLSKRGLHLPFEIFNETYQ
- a CDS encoding TadE/TadG family type IV pilus assembly protein, producing MVNISCKQQGVAAVEFLITIPVLLTILIGITELGNALIRYNTLNKLVQNGVRYATSDITGTATFDQIANHDQIKNMVVYGKTTAGDSSLLSNLSTSDVTVTHANGYVTISASHSYSPILDAFPESLNFSFSLNASAVMRTAP